The following are encoded together in the Micromonospora lupini genome:
- a CDS encoding oxidoreductase, which translates to MTTDPLAPLLALADVAAAVDRARERFDQALGHRALRRNGGQVAAEVSLRSAVASAALEGAVHEREEVRAGTVTDPVLQGALRVAGALPGLSELWPKAPRQALARLHVLAARDIVTEAELGRPVADPVVAARLDGLAGLVAGGTKVSPLVLAAVVHGELLNLRPFAGPSGVVARGAARLVLLASGLDPRGLLGVDVGHREREPEYVGSAGAFATGTPDGLRSWLRHYMAAVEVGADQLTTIGDEILAAA; encoded by the coding sequence GTGACCACCGACCCGCTCGCCCCGCTGCTCGCGCTCGCCGACGTCGCCGCCGCCGTCGACCGGGCCCGTGAGCGCTTCGACCAGGCTCTCGGGCACCGCGCGCTGCGCCGCAACGGTGGTCAGGTCGCGGCCGAGGTCAGCCTCCGGTCGGCGGTGGCCAGCGCCGCGCTCGAGGGCGCCGTCCATGAGCGCGAGGAGGTCCGGGCCGGCACCGTCACCGACCCGGTGCTCCAGGGCGCGCTGCGGGTCGCCGGGGCGCTGCCCGGCCTGAGCGAACTCTGGCCGAAGGCACCCCGGCAGGCACTCGCCCGGCTGCATGTCCTCGCCGCCCGCGACATCGTGACGGAAGCCGAGTTGGGCCGACCGGTGGCCGACCCGGTGGTCGCCGCCCGCCTCGACGGGCTCGCCGGTCTGGTTGCCGGCGGCACGAAGGTCTCCCCGCTTGTGCTCGCCGCTGTCGTACACGGAGAGCTGTTGAACCTACGTCCGTTCGCCGGGCCGTCAGGCGTGGTGGCGCGCGGCGCCGCCCGGCTGGTGCTGCTCGCCAGCGGCCTCGACCCGCGCGGCCTGCTCGGCGTCGACGTCGGTCACCGGGAACGGGAGCCCGAGTACGTGGGATCGGCCGGCGCGTTCGCCACCGGCACCCCGGACGGGCTGCGCTCCTGGCTGCGGCACTACATGGCGGCCGTCGAGGTCGGCGCCGACCAGCTCACCACGATCGGCGACGAGATCCTCGCCGCAGCCTGA
- a CDS encoding immune inhibitor A domain-containing protein yields MPEKRSGMNRNSHPGSRRRLLVALPVIALAATSLTVSGSAAAQPSTTPRAVIGADEYYINYAEPEVQTDTTGREVKGKGGVYTPAVDSARAFDQKHARGNPVTARQLAQIEAKSIKTGKSPRQIKQSPTTQTAKLLTLLVEFNDKANDDFTGVMVPKTVFEDRTCVPGTVQNGPKHNTIPNPAKLPHEDNNSMWVPDFSPSHYNKMLYSKKGITERVRKDLKGPDGKKGVDLSGRTMHNMYLEMSKNAYTVDGQASPWISVPHSEGWYAANRCTKDENGNWVPGREQSMNGHPDNPAGAGRLATDAIDALAAKDPSFPWADYDKEDQADRDGDGNLFEPDGVIDHLVLVHAGQGKSRGGGDQGVYAVWAHSSTVAGGYSIPGTNLKVSNYIVQPEDAGVGVFAHEFGHDLGLPDLYDTSGNADSDIDFWDLMASGSHSGEVFQALPTHMGIWDKWVLGWADPLTIRPGSNPREVKLGQTSRTPIDSEDGIKIDLPDKVTTLATPHSGTKMWHSNNDQEWADVKLSRSVEVPNAADAKFWMWNNYIIEEDWDYGFVELSTDGGTTWNEQKVYAEGGAVVTTPDDYQDPNGRMNDFGGKKYGLTGSTDGWRHDYVDLSAYAGTTVQLRLRQATDEAFEERNWFADDFSVTGGGATTWSDDVEGGANGWTATGGTFVDTTGGGWKVSSGTETHAQYYLAEWRNFDGFDKGLKYAYDTIYSHEAWKVDRISYNAPGMLVWYRDSALGDVNHVTGQMTALPSYGAKGGLLIVDSHFDPYRRTGTAAEKDPSVTDNLPSRPQSANAAFTLQKTYPFTECLEAADEPYSAYCTKFKAQAPVKTFTDAKGWYPGIEMRDGAPYARDNDASVVVPSRGNAPYTTRVTNPDGSPAPEFYGTTLGGGAIVLGTGNPGDAGVQNGVSLTIRKTARDNTSATIFVTPAKK; encoded by the coding sequence ATGCCCGAGAAACGGAGCGGCATGAACAGAAACTCCCATCCGGGGTCGCGTCGACGACTACTCGTCGCGCTGCCCGTCATCGCCCTCGCGGCCACCTCACTGACCGTGAGTGGAAGTGCGGCGGCGCAGCCGTCCACCACCCCTCGGGCGGTGATCGGGGCCGACGAGTACTACATCAACTACGCCGAGCCCGAGGTGCAGACGGACACCACCGGCCGTGAGGTCAAGGGCAAGGGTGGCGTCTACACCCCCGCCGTCGACTCCGCGCGGGCGTTCGACCAGAAGCACGCCCGGGGCAACCCGGTGACCGCGCGCCAGCTCGCGCAGATCGAAGCCAAGTCGATCAAGACGGGCAAGAGCCCGCGGCAGATCAAGCAGTCGCCCACCACGCAGACGGCGAAGCTGCTGACGCTGCTCGTCGAGTTCAACGACAAGGCGAACGACGACTTCACGGGCGTGATGGTCCCGAAGACGGTGTTCGAGGACCGGACCTGTGTTCCCGGCACCGTGCAGAACGGGCCGAAGCACAACACCATCCCGAACCCGGCGAAGCTTCCGCACGAGGACAACAACTCGATGTGGGTGCCGGACTTCTCGCCGTCGCACTACAACAAGATGCTGTACAGCAAGAAGGGCATCACCGAGCGGGTCCGCAAGGACCTGAAGGGCCCGGACGGCAAGAAGGGCGTCGACCTCTCCGGTCGCACGATGCACAACATGTACCTGGAGATGTCCAAGAACGCGTACACGGTCGACGGGCAGGCCAGCCCGTGGATCAGCGTCCCGCACTCCGAGGGCTGGTACGCGGCCAACCGCTGCACCAAGGACGAGAACGGCAACTGGGTTCCCGGCCGGGAGCAGTCGATGAACGGCCACCCGGACAACCCGGCTGGCGCGGGCCGACTGGCGACCGACGCGATCGACGCGCTCGCCGCCAAGGACCCCAGCTTCCCGTGGGCCGACTACGACAAGGAGGACCAGGCCGACCGCGACGGTGACGGCAACCTCTTCGAGCCGGACGGCGTGATCGACCACCTCGTGCTTGTGCACGCCGGGCAGGGCAAGTCGCGCGGCGGCGGCGACCAGGGCGTGTACGCCGTCTGGGCGCACTCCTCCACTGTCGCCGGTGGCTACAGCATCCCGGGCACGAACCTGAAGGTGTCGAACTACATCGTGCAGCCCGAGGACGCCGGTGTCGGCGTCTTCGCCCACGAGTTCGGTCACGACCTGGGTCTGCCGGACCTCTACGACACCTCGGGCAACGCCGACTCGGACATCGACTTCTGGGACCTGATGGCCTCGGGCTCGCACTCGGGTGAGGTCTTCCAGGCGCTGCCGACGCACATGGGCATCTGGGACAAGTGGGTGCTCGGCTGGGCCGACCCGCTGACCATCCGCCCGGGCTCGAACCCGCGTGAGGTGAAGCTCGGGCAGACCTCGCGGACGCCCATCGACTCCGAGGACGGCATCAAGATCGACCTGCCGGACAAGGTGACGACGCTTGCCACGCCGCACAGCGGCACGAAGATGTGGCACAGCAACAACGACCAGGAGTGGGCGGACGTCAAGCTCAGCCGCTCGGTCGAGGTGCCAAACGCGGCGGACGCCAAGTTCTGGATGTGGAACAACTACATCATCGAGGAGGACTGGGACTACGGCTTCGTCGAGCTCTCCACGGACGGCGGGACGACCTGGAACGAGCAGAAGGTGTACGCCGAGGGCGGCGCCGTGGTCACCACGCCCGACGACTACCAGGACCCGAACGGCCGGATGAACGACTTCGGCGGCAAGAAGTACGGCCTGACCGGCAGCACCGACGGCTGGCGTCACGACTACGTCGACCTGTCGGCGTACGCGGGCACGACAGTGCAGCTGCGGCTGCGCCAGGCCACCGACGAGGCGTTCGAGGAGCGCAACTGGTTCGCCGACGACTTCTCGGTCACCGGCGGCGGCGCCACCACCTGGAGTGACGACGTGGAGGGCGGCGCCAACGGCTGGACGGCCACCGGCGGCACCTTCGTCGACACCACCGGCGGGGGCTGGAAGGTCTCCAGCGGCACCGAGACCCACGCGCAGTACTACCTGGCCGAGTGGCGCAACTTCGACGGCTTCGACAAGGGCCTGAAGTACGCCTACGACACCATCTACTCCCACGAGGCGTGGAAGGTCGACCGGATTTCCTACAACGCCCCGGGCATGCTGGTGTGGTACCGGGACAGCGCGCTCGGCGACGTCAACCACGTCACCGGGCAGATGACGGCGCTGCCCAGCTACGGCGCGAAGGGCGGACTGCTCATCGTGGACTCGCACTTCGACCCGTACCGGCGCACCGGCACGGCTGCGGAGAAGGACCCGTCGGTGACGGACAACCTGCCCAGCCGTCCGCAGTCGGCCAACGCGGCGTTCACCCTCCAGAAGACGTACCCCTTCACGGAGTGCCTGGAGGCCGCGGACGAGCCGTACAGCGCGTACTGCACGAAGTTCAAGGCGCAGGCGCCGGTGAAGACCTTCACCGACGCCAAGGGCTGGTACCCGGGCATCGAGATGCGTGACGGGGCTCCGTACGCGCGGGACAACGACGCCTCAGTGGTGGTGCCGTCGCGTGGCAACGCGCCGTACACCACTCGGGTCACCAACCCGGACGGCAGCCCGGCGCCGGAGTTCTACGGCACGACGCTTGGCGGCGGCGCGATCGTGCTCGGCACCGGCAACCCGGGCGACGCGGGCGTGCAGAACGGCGTCTCGCTGACGATCAGGAAGACCGCGCGGGACAACACGTCCGCCACGATCTTCGTCACCCCGGCGAAGAAGTAA
- a CDS encoding HAD family hydrolase — translation MGRSAAFFDLDKTVIAKSSALAFGRPFYRDGLITRRDVVKSAYAQLMFRLGGTDEQTMARTRDYLAALCKGWQVEQVRQIVAETLHELINPYVYAEAAILIEEHQAAGRDVVLVSASGEEMVRPIGELLGVTDVIATRMAVRDGRYSGEVEFYAAGPSKVEAVGELAAARGYDLADSYAYSDSYSDRPLLECVGHPSVVNPDRQLRKLASENAWPVLEFRHPIPLGRRLRERPAVPVAAAALGVGVGVAIGIAWYGRHRRTRAAATA, via the coding sequence GTGGGCCGAAGTGCCGCTTTCTTCGATCTGGACAAGACCGTCATCGCCAAGTCGAGCGCCCTGGCGTTTGGTCGGCCGTTCTACCGGGACGGGCTGATCACCCGGCGTGACGTGGTCAAGTCGGCGTACGCGCAGCTGATGTTCCGGCTGGGCGGCACCGACGAGCAGACCATGGCCCGAACACGGGACTACCTGGCCGCGCTCTGCAAGGGCTGGCAGGTGGAACAGGTCCGCCAGATCGTCGCGGAGACGCTCCACGAGCTGATCAACCCCTACGTGTACGCCGAGGCTGCCATCCTGATCGAGGAGCACCAGGCGGCCGGGCGGGACGTGGTCCTGGTCTCCGCGTCCGGCGAGGAGATGGTCCGGCCGATCGGCGAGCTGCTCGGGGTGACCGACGTGATCGCCACCCGGATGGCGGTGCGGGACGGCCGGTACAGCGGCGAGGTCGAGTTCTACGCGGCCGGTCCGAGCAAGGTCGAGGCGGTTGGCGAGTTGGCCGCCGCGCGCGGCTACGACCTGGCCGACTCGTACGCCTACTCCGACTCGTACAGCGATCGTCCTCTGCTGGAGTGCGTGGGTCACCCGAGCGTGGTCAACCCGGACCGGCAGCTACGCAAGCTGGCCTCGGAGAACGCCTGGCCGGTGCTGGAGTTCCGGCATCCGATCCCGCTGGGCCGCCGGCTGCGGGAGCGGCCGGCCGTTCCGGTGGCCGCGGCAGCCCTGGGGGTCGGTGTGGGCGTCGCCATCGGCATCGCCTGGTACGGGCGGCACCGTCGCACCCGCGCCGCCGCCACCGCCTGA
- a CDS encoding immune inhibitor A domain-containing protein, whose product MGLLGLSLTATGLAFGPSASAAPQPKLPTAAPSVAEPALADHDLPNPLEEKRRALRQEGLNEVLKGKAKAEKINGSTVVKVGKTQADGAAARTTGAGTAQTEDQYVELSRQRTDKIFVILAEFGNERHPDFPDKNTSPDTAGPTTFDGPLHNQIPAPNRAVDNSTVWQPDYNADHYRQLYFGTNPGDESLKQYYEAQSSGRYSVEGEVTDWVKVKYNEARYGRSDDPIADDDVTNPANDPAVCDSNVCDNTWNLVRDAANQWVLDQKAAGRTDAQIAADVKSMDQYDRYDYDGDGDFNEPDGYIDHFQIVHSGGDQADGDPHQGEDAIWSHRWYAFASDQGSTGPSTFPGGGTEIGDTGVWIGDYTIQPENGGRSVFYHEYGHDLGLPDDYNVVNGGDNNNEHWTLMAQSRLGANNDGGIGERGGDLGAWNKYQLGWLDYDTIGLNEKRTVKLGPQEYNSPEAQGAVVVLPDRDYTFSNGAPFEGSKQFFTGNEDDLNSTMTRTLDLTGKSSAALTMKGRYNIETGFDYLFFEASADGGKTWATLPGTVNGKPLKEISPGRFALDGSSAGKWVDVNIPMNSAAGKVVQFRLRYQTDGGVSRGGFYGDAITVTADGQTVFTDGAETGANGWTFAGKFEIAGATYTKAFDNYYIVGTRSYTSYDKYLKTGPYFFGYANTRPDYVDHYAYQEGLLISYHNTRWADNDTFEHPGEGRNLIIDAHPRPLYNLTGAPWRARVQVYDAPFSLKKADSFTLHVDSQPNYIRGQAAQPLFDDTQQYWYPELPNHGVKLPATGRKIKVLSQDGIYTNVRFF is encoded by the coding sequence GTGGGTCTGCTCGGGCTTTCGCTGACGGCGACGGGGCTGGCGTTCGGACCGTCCGCCAGTGCCGCACCGCAGCCGAAGTTGCCGACGGCCGCTCCGTCGGTCGCCGAGCCCGCCCTTGCCGACCACGACCTGCCGAACCCGCTGGAGGAGAAGCGGCGAGCGCTGCGCCAGGAGGGCCTCAACGAGGTCCTCAAGGGCAAGGCCAAGGCAGAGAAGATCAACGGCAGCACCGTCGTCAAGGTCGGTAAGACCCAGGCCGACGGGGCCGCCGCCCGCACCACCGGAGCGGGTACGGCCCAGACGGAAGACCAGTACGTCGAGCTCTCCCGTCAGCGGACCGACAAGATCTTCGTGATCCTCGCCGAGTTCGGCAACGAGCGGCACCCGGACTTCCCGGACAAGAACACCAGCCCCGACACCGCGGGGCCGACCACGTTCGACGGGCCGCTGCACAACCAGATCCCGGCGCCCAACCGGGCGGTGGACAACTCCACCGTCTGGCAGCCGGACTACAACGCCGACCACTACCGGCAGCTCTACTTCGGCACCAACCCCGGTGACGAGTCGCTGAAGCAGTACTACGAGGCCCAGTCCTCGGGTCGCTACAGCGTCGAGGGTGAAGTCACCGACTGGGTCAAGGTCAAGTACAACGAGGCCCGCTACGGCCGGTCCGACGACCCGATCGCCGACGACGACGTCACGAACCCGGCCAACGACCCGGCGGTCTGCGACAGCAACGTCTGCGACAACACCTGGAACCTCGTCCGCGACGCCGCCAACCAGTGGGTCCTCGACCAGAAGGCCGCCGGTCGCACCGACGCGCAGATCGCCGCCGACGTCAAGTCGATGGACCAGTACGACCGTTACGACTACGACGGCGACGGCGACTTCAACGAGCCCGACGGCTACATCGACCACTTCCAGATCGTCCACTCCGGCGGCGACCAGGCCGACGGTGACCCGCACCAGGGTGAGGACGCCATCTGGAGCCACCGCTGGTACGCGTTCGCGTCCGACCAGGGCAGCACCGGCCCGTCGACGTTCCCCGGTGGTGGAACGGAGATCGGGGACACCGGCGTCTGGATCGGTGACTACACGATCCAGCCGGAGAACGGTGGCCGGAGCGTCTTCTACCACGAGTACGGCCACGACCTCGGTCTGCCGGACGACTACAACGTGGTCAATGGTGGGGACAACAACAACGAGCACTGGACCCTGATGGCCCAGAGCCGGCTCGGTGCCAACAACGACGGCGGCATCGGCGAGCGCGGTGGCGACCTCGGCGCGTGGAACAAGTACCAGCTCGGCTGGCTCGACTACGACACGATCGGGCTGAACGAGAAGCGCACCGTGAAGCTCGGCCCGCAGGAGTACAACTCGCCGGAGGCGCAGGGCGCCGTGGTCGTGCTCCCGGACCGCGACTACACCTTCTCGAACGGCGCGCCGTTCGAGGGCAGCAAGCAGTTCTTCACCGGTAACGAGGACGACCTCAACAGCACGATGACCCGGACCCTGGACCTCACCGGGAAGTCGTCGGCAGCCCTGACCATGAAGGGCCGCTACAACATCGAGACCGGGTTCGACTACCTGTTCTTCGAGGCGTCGGCCGACGGTGGCAAGACCTGGGCGACCCTGCCCGGCACCGTCAACGGCAAGCCGTTGAAGGAGATCTCCCCCGGGCGTTTCGCCCTGGACGGCTCCAGCGCCGGCAAGTGGGTCGACGTCAACATCCCGATGAACTCCGCGGCGGGCAAGGTCGTGCAGTTCCGGCTGCGCTACCAGACCGACGGCGGCGTGTCCCGAGGCGGCTTCTACGGTGACGCGATCACCGTGACCGCCGACGGTCAGACCGTGTTCACCGACGGCGCCGAGACGGGCGCCAACGGCTGGACCTTCGCCGGGAAGTTCGAGATCGCCGGGGCCACCTACACCAAGGCGTTCGACAACTACTACATCGTCGGCACCCGGTCGTACACCTCGTACGACAAGTACCTCAAGACCGGCCCGTACTTCTTCGGCTACGCGAACACCCGCCCGGACTACGTGGACCACTACGCGTACCAGGAGGGTCTGCTGATCTCCTACCACAACACCCGTTGGGCGGACAACGACACGTTCGAGCACCCGGGTGAGGGTCGGAACCTGATCATCGACGCGCACCCGCGGCCGCTCTACAACCTGACCGGCGCCCCCTGGCGGGCCCGCGTCCAGGTCTACGACGCGCCGTTCAGCCTGAAGAAGGCCGACTCGTTCACGCTGCACGTCGACAGCCAGCCGAACTACATCCGCGGTCAGGCTGCGCAGCCCCTGTTCGACGACACCCAGCAGTACTGGTACCCGGAGCTGCCGAACCACGGCGTCAAGCTCCCGGCGACCGGCCGGAAGATCAAGGTTCTGTCGCAGGACGGCATCTACACAAACGTCCGCTTCTTCTGA
- a CDS encoding alpha/beta fold hydrolase, translating to MTDQRGGVVDESCVLTEGPWTHRFVGANGTRFHVVEAGTGPMVLFLHGFPEHWWAWHQMLPAVADAGFRAVAVDLRGYGASDKPPRGYDGYTLAADIAGLIRALGERSATLVGSGVGGMVAWTVASFHPALVRRLVVLGAPHPLRLRAAIFADPRGQFAASTPALKFQLPRYEHVLTRDGGAAVEEILRRWAGPRWAASPGFEAYAERCREAMRIPQAAFCALEGYRWAFRSVLRLHGYRFVRLMQKPLVTPTLQLHGAQDVAALPRTALGSGRYVVAPYEWRLLDGVGHFPHLEAPELVLGEILRWAKS from the coding sequence ATGACCGACCAGCGCGGCGGAGTCGTCGACGAGTCCTGCGTCCTCACCGAGGGACCGTGGACGCACCGTTTCGTCGGCGCCAACGGCACCAGGTTCCACGTGGTCGAGGCCGGCACCGGGCCGATGGTGCTCTTCCTGCACGGCTTCCCCGAACACTGGTGGGCCTGGCACCAGATGCTCCCGGCGGTCGCCGACGCCGGCTTCCGCGCGGTCGCCGTGGACCTGCGCGGTTACGGCGCCAGCGACAAACCACCCCGGGGGTACGACGGCTACACCCTCGCCGCCGACATCGCCGGCCTGATCCGGGCCCTCGGTGAACGGTCGGCGACGCTTGTCGGCAGCGGCGTCGGCGGCATGGTGGCCTGGACCGTCGCGTCGTTCCACCCCGCCCTCGTCCGCCGGCTGGTGGTGCTCGGAGCGCCCCACCCACTGCGCCTGCGCGCCGCCATCTTCGCCGACCCGCGCGGGCAGTTCGCCGCCTCCACCCCCGCGCTGAAATTCCAGCTCCCCCGCTACGAGCACGTGCTCACGAGGGACGGCGGGGCCGCCGTCGAGGAGATCCTGCGCCGCTGGGCCGGGCCGCGCTGGGCGGCCAGCCCGGGCTTCGAGGCGTACGCCGAGCGGTGCCGGGAGGCGATGCGCATCCCGCAGGCCGCCTTCTGCGCGCTTGAGGGCTACCGCTGGGCCTTCCGCTCGGTGCTGCGCCTGCACGGCTACCGGTTCGTCCGCCTCATGCAGAAGCCGCTGGTCACCCCGACTCTGCAACTGCACGGCGCACAGGACGTCGCCGCCCTGCCACGGACCGCACTGGGGTCCGGCCGGTACGTCGTGGCTCCGTACGAGTGGCGCCTGCTCGACGGGGTGGGGCACTTCCCCCACCTGGAAGCCCCCGAGCTGGTGCTCGGCGAGATCCTGCGCTGGGCCAAGTCCTGA
- the acs gene encoding acetate--CoA ligase, producing MSEALANLLNETRQFPPPAELAAHANVTVDSYAEAQADRLAFWAKQADRLAWSKKWDEVLDWSNPPFAKWFVGGQLNVAYNCLDRHVEAGRGDKVAIHWEGEPGDTRTLTYADLHELTCRAANALTDLGVTAGDRVAIYLPMIPEAAVAMLACARIGAAHSVVFGGFSADSLSNRIQDASAKVVITADGGYRRGKPSALKPTVDEAVANSPSVEHVLVVRRTGEDVAWSEKDHWWHETVETASAEHTAQPFDAEHPLFILYTSGTTARPKGILHTTGGYLTQASYTTHAVFDLKPETDVYWCTADIGWVTGHSYIVYGPLSNGATQVMYEGTPDTPHKGRFWEIVDRYGVTILYTAPTLIRTMMKWGEDIPAGFDLSSLRLLGSVGEPINPEAWMWYRQHVGGGELPIVDTWWQTETGAIMISPLPGVTAAKPGSAMAPLPGIVADVVDDQGQSVPNGGGGYLVLREPWPSMLRTIWGDDDRFIETYWSRFEGMYFAGDGAKKDDDGHIWLLGRVDDVMLVSGHNISTTEVESALVSHPSVAEAAVVGATDPTTGQAIVAFAIPRGSTDIAGEAGEQLIADLRNHVAKTLGPIAKPRQIMLVPELPKTRSGKIMRRLLRDVAENRSLGDVTTLQDSSVMELISSGMSGAKSDED from the coding sequence ATGAGCGAGGCATTGGCCAATCTGCTGAACGAGACGCGCCAGTTCCCCCCGCCGGCCGAACTCGCCGCGCACGCAAACGTCACAGTCGACTCGTACGCCGAGGCTCAGGCCGACCGGCTCGCCTTCTGGGCGAAGCAGGCCGACCGGCTGGCCTGGTCGAAGAAGTGGGACGAGGTGCTCGACTGGTCGAACCCGCCGTTCGCGAAGTGGTTCGTCGGTGGGCAGCTCAACGTGGCGTACAACTGTCTGGACCGGCACGTCGAGGCGGGCCGGGGCGACAAGGTCGCGATCCACTGGGAGGGCGAGCCGGGCGACACACGGACCCTCACGTACGCCGATCTGCACGAGCTGACCTGCCGGGCGGCGAACGCGCTCACCGACCTGGGCGTCACGGCGGGTGACCGGGTGGCGATCTACCTGCCGATGATCCCGGAGGCGGCGGTCGCGATGCTTGCCTGCGCCCGGATCGGCGCGGCGCACAGTGTCGTCTTCGGCGGCTTCTCCGCCGACTCGTTGAGCAACCGCATCCAGGACGCCAGCGCCAAGGTGGTGATCACCGCGGACGGTGGTTACCGGCGGGGCAAGCCGTCGGCGCTGAAGCCCACGGTGGACGAGGCGGTCGCGAACAGCCCGTCCGTGGAGCACGTGCTTGTGGTTCGACGCACCGGCGAGGACGTCGCGTGGTCGGAGAAGGACCACTGGTGGCACGAGACGGTGGAGACGGCGTCGGCCGAGCACACGGCGCAGCCGTTCGACGCCGAGCACCCGCTGTTCATCCTCTACACGAGTGGCACCACGGCTCGCCCGAAGGGCATCCTGCACACCACAGGCGGTTACCTCACGCAGGCGTCGTACACCACGCACGCGGTGTTCGACCTGAAGCCGGAGACGGACGTCTACTGGTGCACCGCCGACATCGGCTGGGTGACGGGCCACTCCTACATCGTCTACGGCCCGCTCTCCAACGGCGCCACGCAGGTCATGTACGAGGGAACCCCGGACACCCCGCACAAGGGCCGCTTCTGGGAGATCGTCGACCGCTACGGCGTGACCATCCTCTACACCGCGCCCACCCTGATCCGGACGATGATGAAGTGGGGCGAGGACATCCCCGCCGGCTTCGACCTGTCGTCGCTGCGGCTGCTGGGAAGCGTCGGCGAGCCGATCAACCCCGAGGCGTGGATGTGGTACAGGCAGCACGTCGGCGGCGGTGAGCTGCCCATCGTGGACACCTGGTGGCAGACCGAGACGGGCGCCATCATGATCTCCCCGCTGCCGGGGGTGACTGCGGCGAAGCCGGGTTCGGCGATGGCCCCGCTGCCGGGCATCGTCGCCGACGTGGTGGACGACCAGGGCCAGTCGGTGCCGAACGGCGGTGGCGGCTACCTGGTGCTGCGCGAGCCGTGGCCGTCGATGTTGCGCACCATCTGGGGTGACGACGACCGGTTCATCGAGACGTACTGGTCGCGGTTCGAGGGCATGTACTTCGCGGGTGACGGGGCGAAGAAGGACGACGACGGGCACATCTGGCTGCTCGGCCGGGTCGACGACGTGATGCTGGTGTCCGGGCACAACATCTCCACGACCGAGGTCGAGTCGGCGCTGGTGTCGCACCCGTCGGTGGCCGAGGCGGCGGTGGTGGGGGCGACCGACCCGACCACAGGTCAGGCGATCGTGGCGTTCGCCATCCCGCGCGGCAGCACGGACATCGCCGGTGAGGCAGGTGAGCAGCTCATCGCCGACCTGCGCAACCACGTGGCGAAGACGCTCGGCCCGATCGCCAAGCCGCGCCAGATCATGCTGGTGCCGGAGCTGCCGAAGACCCGCTCGGGCAAGATCATGCGGCGGTTGCTGCGGGACGTGGCCGAGAACCGGTCGCTCGGCGACGTCACCACGTTGCAGGACTCCTCGGTGATGGAGCTGATCTCCTCCGGGATGAGCGGCGCCAAGTCCGACGAGGACTGA